In Streptomyces chartreusis, the following proteins share a genomic window:
- the rpe gene encoding ribulose-phosphate 3-epimerase, whose amino-acid sequence MAAQINPSILSADFARLADEAKAVEGADYLHVDVMDNHFVPNLTLGVPVVESLARATDTPLDCHLMIEAPDRWAPQYVEAGASSVTFHVEAAAAPVRLAREIRAKGARASMALKPATPIEPYEDLLPELDMLLIMTVEPGFGGQAFLDIMLPKIRRTRELISKHGLDLWLQVDGGVSATTIERCAEAGADVFVAGSAVYGADDPAAAVRALRAQAEDVTKSAAWACDH is encoded by the coding sequence ATGGCCGCGCAGATCAACCCCAGCATCCTGTCCGCCGACTTCGCCCGCCTCGCGGACGAGGCGAAGGCGGTCGAGGGAGCCGACTACCTCCACGTCGACGTCATGGACAACCATTTCGTCCCGAACCTCACGCTCGGCGTGCCGGTCGTAGAGTCCCTGGCCCGTGCGACGGACACCCCGCTGGACTGCCATCTGATGATCGAGGCCCCCGATCGGTGGGCGCCCCAGTACGTGGAAGCGGGGGCCTCCTCCGTCACCTTCCATGTCGAGGCCGCCGCGGCCCCCGTGCGACTGGCCCGGGAGATCAGGGCCAAGGGCGCCCGCGCCTCCATGGCGCTGAAGCCGGCGACGCCCATCGAGCCGTACGAGGATCTGCTGCCCGAACTCGACATGCTGCTGATCATGACGGTCGAGCCGGGTTTCGGTGGTCAGGCGTTTCTCGACATCATGCTTCCGAAGATTCGCCGCACCCGCGAGTTGATCAGCAAGCACGGCCTCGACCTGTGGCTCCAGGTCGACGGCGGTGTCTCGGCCACCACCATCGAGCGGTGCGCGGAGGCGGGCGCGGACGTCTTCGTCGCCGGTTCGGCGGTGTACGGGGCGGACGACCCCGCCGCGGCGGTCCGCGCGTTGCGCGCTCAGGCGGAGGACGTCACGAAGTCCGCCGCCTGGGCATGCGACCACTGA
- a CDS encoding sugar-binding transcriptional regulator: MNSSEEIAVSGMSAGRSAMRMGPAELVQAAAMARRFYLEGKSKIQIAEEFGVSRFKVARVLETALERDLVRIEIRVPAELDAERSDALRARYGLRHAVVVESPADAEETPDPENLGEVAADLLGELVNEGDVLGLAWGRSTIHMAAALDRLPPCTVVQLTGVYDAGTAERGSVEAVRRAAQVSGGDAHPIYAPMLLPDAATAAALRHQTGIARAFEYFDKVTVACVSIGSWEPGISTVHDMLSDEERAHYASLGVAAEMSAHLFDTEGRRVGRDLGERCITVKADQLRRIPEVVAIAGGARKAAAIDAVLRSGLVTSLVTDTSAADVLMAAGPTPRPALNRADPDGN, encoded by the coding sequence GTGAACAGCAGTGAGGAGATCGCCGTGTCGGGTATGTCGGCGGGCCGGTCAGCCATGCGGATGGGACCCGCTGAGCTGGTGCAGGCGGCGGCCATGGCCCGCCGCTTCTACCTCGAGGGCAAATCCAAGATCCAGATCGCCGAGGAGTTCGGCGTCAGCCGCTTCAAGGTGGCCCGGGTCCTGGAGACCGCTCTCGAACGGGATCTGGTGCGCATCGAGATCCGGGTGCCGGCCGAGCTGGACGCCGAGCGCTCCGACGCGCTGCGCGCCCGCTACGGCCTGCGGCACGCGGTCGTGGTCGAGTCCCCGGCCGACGCCGAGGAGACGCCCGACCCGGAGAACCTGGGAGAAGTGGCCGCCGACCTGCTCGGCGAGCTCGTGAACGAGGGTGACGTGCTTGGCCTGGCCTGGGGCCGGTCCACCATCCACATGGCCGCGGCCCTCGACCGGCTGCCGCCGTGCACGGTGGTGCAGCTGACGGGTGTCTACGACGCCGGGACCGCCGAGCGCGGTTCGGTCGAGGCGGTCCGCCGCGCGGCCCAGGTGTCGGGCGGCGACGCCCACCCCATCTACGCGCCGATGCTGCTGCCGGACGCGGCCACCGCGGCTGCGCTGCGCCACCAGACGGGCATCGCGCGGGCCTTCGAGTACTTCGACAAGGTCACCGTCGCCTGCGTCTCCATCGGCTCCTGGGAGCCGGGCATCTCGACGGTGCACGACATGCTCAGCGACGAGGAGCGCGCGCACTACGCCTCGCTCGGTGTCGCCGCGGAGATGTCCGCGCACCTCTTCGACACCGAGGGCCGGCGTGTGGGGCGGGACCTGGGCGAGCGGTGCATCACGGTCAAGGCCGACCAGCTCCGCCGTATCCCGGAGGTCGTCGCGATCGCGGGCGGCGCGCGCAAGGCGGCCGCGATCGACGCCGTGCTGCGGTCCGGGCTCGTCACCAGCCTGGTGACGGACACTTCGGCGGCGGACGTGCTGATGGCGGCCGGTCCGACCCCGAGGCCGGCGCTCAACAGGGCGGATCCGGACGGGAACTGA
- a CDS encoding barstar family protein, which produces MTELVVTLDLDGVTDKAGLMDRCARDLRLPDWFGRNWDALADSLSDRTVWPESAAEQGMRIVVRNWRPYAKARPDEWETAQEVFAEAVDRTSALSVLLALGGSS; this is translated from the coding sequence ATGACGGAGCTCGTGGTCACGCTCGACCTGGACGGGGTCACGGACAAGGCGGGCCTGATGGACCGCTGCGCCCGCGATCTGCGGCTGCCCGACTGGTTCGGGCGCAACTGGGACGCGCTGGCCGACTCCCTCTCCGACCGAACGGTGTGGCCGGAAAGCGCCGCCGAGCAGGGAATGCGGATCGTCGTGAGGAACTGGCGGCCGTACGCGAAGGCGCGGCCCGACGAGTGGGAGACCGCTCAGGAGGTGTTCGCCGAGGCGGTGGACCGCACGTCGGCGCTCTCCGTGCTGCTCGCCCTTGGAGGATCCTCCTAG